Proteins from a single region of Ananas comosus cultivar F153 linkage group 3, ASM154086v1, whole genome shotgun sequence:
- the LOC109706989 gene encoding probable DNA-directed RNA polymerase I subunit RPA43 isoform X1 has protein sequence MDGLTTAKADLTVYVHPSKSNKLADAVRKQLSSLLFTYDELFDGVLLSHKISFQSNHAKILHGLIPYFGVKVRAKLLIFSPKPNMLLEGKVVKLSKESIHVIVLGFTSAAIMSEDIREEFKYKIKHGAGCFASSSHKWHRIKVGSMVQFAVKSVDEEIGHISGSLIPPQTGCVHWLLKHSADAVSQTNRSLKRCRD, from the exons ATGGACGGGTTAACGACGGCGAAGGCCGATCTAACGGTGTACGTGCACCCGTCGAAGTCCAACAAGCTCGCCGATGCCGTTCGTAAGCAGCTCAGCTCTCTCCTCTTCAC ATACGACGAACTCTTCGACGGCGTTCTACTATCTCATAAGATAAGTTTCCAAAGTAACCATGCAAAGATTCTGCATGGTTTAATCCCGTACTTCGGAGTAAAAGTGCGAGCGAAACTGCTAATCTTTTCTCCAAAACCAAACATGCTCTTAG AAGGAAAGGTCGTCAAGCTGAGTAAGGAATCTATTCATGTCATCGTACTCGGCTTTACTTCGGCGGCCATTATGTCGGAAGATATTCGAGAAGAGTTCAAGTACAAAATC AAACATGGTGCTGGATGTTTTGCAAGTTCATCTCACAAATGGCACAGGATAAAAGTTGGAAGCATGGTACAGTTCGCGGTCAAAAG TGTGGATGAAGAAATCGGCCATATTTCCGGATCTTTGATTCCACCTCAAACTGGATGTGTTCATTGGTTATTAAAACATAGTGCAGATGCTGTATCGCAAACCAACAG AAGTCTTAAGAGATGTAGAGACTGA
- the LOC109707169 gene encoding putative transporter arsB, which yields MHSGKRVALASVPEVVLGSVAFAIFWMLAVFPAVPFLPIGRTAGSLLGAMLMVVFQVISPDQAYAAIDLPILGLLFGTMVVSIYLERANMFQHLGKLLSWKSKGGKDLLCRVCLVSALSSALFTNDTTCIVLTEFVLKLTRQHNLPVKPFLLALASSANIGSSATPIGNPQNLVIAIQSKITFLKFFTGIAPAMLLGVAINIVILLCMFWNQLSAKKAAEEVMEEAVAEDEVLSHKFSPARMSHMSPLEGPAENHNVQKNSPKTDTKKSLPCSDMKNCLSKKDLFLKSFVYLVTVGMLVAFLLGLNMSWTAVTAALVLVVIDFKDAGPSLDKVSYSLLVFFCGMFITVDGFNKTGIPSAFWNFMEPYARINHASGVAVLSLVILLLSNVASNVPTVLLLGGQVARSAAALSHSEEARAWLILAWVSTVAGNLSLLGSAANLIVCEQARRSQDYGYTLSFWGHLVFGLPSTLIVTAVGLPLIRG from the exons ATGCATTCGGGAAAAAGAGTGGCGCTGGCTTCGGTACCAGAAGTGGTCCTAGGCTCGGTCGCCTTTGCCATATTCTGGATGCTCGCTGTTTTTCCTGCTGTTCCCTTCCTGCCCATCGGAAGGACAGCGGGGTCTCTCCTCGGTGCTATGTTAATGGTTGTCTTTCAAGTCATCAGCCCCGACCAGGCCTACGCCGCGATCGACCTCCCGATCCTAGGCCTCCTCTTCGGCACAATGGTGGTTAGTATATATCTTGAGAGGGCCAACATGTTCCAGCACTTGGGCAAATTACTCTCTTGGAAAAGCAAAGGCGGTAAGGACTTGCTATGCAGAGTCTGCCTGGTCTCCGCACTTTCAAGTGCTCTATTCACCAATGATACTACTTGTATTGTGCTGACAGAGTTCGTTCTCAAGCTCACGAGGCAGCATAATCTGCCCGTAAAACCGTTTCTTTTAGCTCTTGCCTCTAGTGCCAACATCGGGTCTAGCGCGACTCCGATTGGCAATCCACAAAACTTGGTTATAGCCATCCAAAGTAAGATCACCTTTCTAAAGTTCTTCACCGGAATCGCGCCCGCGATGCTCCTCGGTGTGGCGATCAACATAGTGATTCTTCTTTGCATGTTCTGGAATCAACTTTCCGCAAAGAAGGCCGCAGAGGAGGTTATGGAAGAGGCAGTTGCTGAGGATGAAGTGCTCTCGCACAAGTTCTCTCCTGCGAGAATGTCGCATATGAGCCCACTAGAGGGCCCTGCTGAAAACCATAATGTTCAGAAGAATAGTCCAAAGACCGACACGAAGAAATCATTGCCGTGCTCTGACATGAAAAATTGTTTGAGTAAGAAGGACTTGTTTTTGAAGAGCTTTGTTTATCTTGTGACTGTTGGGATGCTGGTTGCTTTTCTTCTGGGGTTAAACATGTCGTGGACTGCGGTTACTGCTGCGCTCGTACTCGTGGTTATCGATTTCAAGGACGCCGGACCTTCCTTGGATAAG GTTTCGTACTCACTGTTGGTGTTCTTCTGCGGAATGTTCATAACTGTCGACGGATTCAACAAAACCGGGATACCGAGCGCTTTCTGGAACTTCATGGAGCCGTATGCGAGGATCAATCATGCAAGCGGAGTGGCAGTGCTCTCCCTTGTCATTCTACTGCTGTCGAATGTTGCGTCCAACGTGCCTACTG TGCTGCTTCTTGGAGGGCAGgtggcgaggtcggcggcggcgctgtCGCACTCGGAGGAGGCGCGGGCGTGGCTGATACTGGCGTGGGTGAGCACGGTGGCGGGGAACTTGTCGCTGCTGGGGTCGGCGGCGAACCTGATCGTGTGCGAGCAGGCGCGGCGGTCGCAGGACTACGGCTACACCCTCTCCTTCTGGGGCCACCTCGTCTTCGGCCTCCCCTCCACCCTCATCGTCACCGCCGTCGGTCTCCCCCTCATCCGAGGCTAA
- the LOC109706989 gene encoding probable DNA-directed RNA polymerase I subunit RPA43 isoform X2 produces the protein MDGLTTAKADLTVYVHPSKSNKLADAVRKQLSSLLFTYDELFDGVLLSHKISFQSNHAKILHGLIPYFGVKVRAKLLIFSPKPNMLLEGKVVKLSKESIHVIVLGFTSAAIMSEDIREEFKYKIKHGAGCFASSSHKWHRIKVGSMVQFAVKRSLKRCRD, from the exons ATGGACGGGTTAACGACGGCGAAGGCCGATCTAACGGTGTACGTGCACCCGTCGAAGTCCAACAAGCTCGCCGATGCCGTTCGTAAGCAGCTCAGCTCTCTCCTCTTCAC ATACGACGAACTCTTCGACGGCGTTCTACTATCTCATAAGATAAGTTTCCAAAGTAACCATGCAAAGATTCTGCATGGTTTAATCCCGTACTTCGGAGTAAAAGTGCGAGCGAAACTGCTAATCTTTTCTCCAAAACCAAACATGCTCTTAG AAGGAAAGGTCGTCAAGCTGAGTAAGGAATCTATTCATGTCATCGTACTCGGCTTTACTTCGGCGGCCATTATGTCGGAAGATATTCGAGAAGAGTTCAAGTACAAAATC AAACATGGTGCTGGATGTTTTGCAAGTTCATCTCACAAATGGCACAGGATAAAAGTTGGAAGCATGGTACAGTTCGCGGTCAAAAG AAGTCTTAAGAGATGTAGAGACTGA